The Agarilytica rhodophyticola genome has a window encoding:
- the tssJ gene encoding type VI secretion system lipoprotein TssJ: MKHYALLAGKYILLFSMLVSMWGCTTVNHKVGEALNLDTDLKLELFVDEEINPDENNQSSPVFIRLYELNSPKAFEKADFIDIYERDEEVLGDTFVKKQELKRVVPGTYRKERFVLSKDTRYVALFAEFYNYKDSKAKLHFAVTSSNVIRNAIKISVDGNKILLGKKN, from the coding sequence ATGAAACATTATGCCTTGTTAGCCGGAAAATATATCTTATTGTTTTCTATGTTAGTGTCGATGTGGGGGTGCACGACGGTTAACCATAAAGTGGGGGAAGCGCTTAATTTGGATACCGATTTAAAGCTCGAGTTATTTGTCGATGAGGAAATAAACCCTGACGAAAATAATCAGTCATCTCCGGTATTCATCAGACTGTATGAACTCAATAGTCCTAAGGCCTTTGAAAAAGCAGACTTTATTGATATTTATGAGCGAGATGAAGAAGTACTCGGCGATACTTTTGTCAAAAAGCAGGAATTAAAACGTGTTGTACCGGGAACCTATAGGAAGGAGCGATTTGTTCTGTCCAAGGATACCCGTTATGTGGCATTGTTTGCCGAGTTTTACAATTATAAAGATTCTAAAGCTAAGCTTCACTTCGCTGTCACTTCAAGCAATGTTATACGCAATGCTATTAAGATTAGTGTTGATGGTAACAAGATTTTGCTGGGTAAAAAGAATTAA
- the rpsA gene encoding 30S ribosomal protein S1 — protein sequence MSESFAELFEESLQTIDMQPGTIVTGVVIDIDQDWVTVHAGLKSEGVIPAVQFLNEKGELHLNIGDEVQVALETVEDGFGETRLSREKAKRAESWKVLEAAHDAQDVITGVINGKVKGGFTVDVAGIRAFLPGSLVDVRPVRETNHLEGKELEFKVIKLDQKRNNVVVSRRAVMEQANSEEREELLANLQEGMAVKGVVKNLTDYGSFIDLGGVDGLLHITDMAWKRIKHPSEILNVGDEIEVKVLKFDRERNRVSLGLKQLGEDPWFDITKRYPEGAKVVAKITNLTDYGCFAEIEEGVEGLVHVSEMDWTNKNIHPSKVVNLGDEVEVMILDIDEERRRISLGIKQCQENPWDAFSSQYEKGNKISGKIKSITDFGIFIGLDGGIDGLVHLSDISWNEPGEEAVRKFKKGDEIETVVLAIDPERERISLGVKQLDVDPFSAYITENDKGSVIKGVVKAVDAKEAIITLADDVEATLKASEISRDKVEDARNALKEGDEVEAKITNVDRKNRTILLSIKSKDIADEKEAIKEHSQKQSESAAPATIGDLIKAQIESQENQ from the coding sequence ATGAGCGAATCTTTCGCAGAACTCTTCGAAGAAAGTTTACAAACCATTGATATGCAACCTGGCACCATTGTGACTGGTGTTGTTATTGATATCGACCAAGATTGGGTAACAGTCCACGCAGGATTGAAGTCTGAAGGCGTCATCCCAGCTGTCCAGTTCCTTAATGAAAAGGGTGAACTTCACCTTAATATAGGTGATGAAGTACAAGTTGCTCTCGAAACTGTTGAAGATGGTTTCGGTGAGACCCGACTATCACGTGAGAAAGCTAAACGTGCTGAGTCTTGGAAAGTGCTTGAAGCTGCACACGATGCTCAAGATGTTATTACTGGTGTTATAAATGGTAAGGTCAAAGGTGGCTTTACTGTTGATGTTGCGGGAATCCGCGCATTCTTGCCTGGTTCTCTAGTGGATGTTCGTCCGGTTCGTGAAACTAACCATCTCGAAGGCAAAGAGCTTGAATTTAAAGTGATTAAGCTCGATCAAAAACGCAACAATGTTGTTGTTTCTCGTCGTGCTGTTATGGAACAAGCTAACTCTGAAGAACGTGAAGAGTTGCTCGCGAACCTTCAAGAAGGTATGGCTGTTAAAGGTGTGGTTAAAAACCTTACCGATTACGGTTCCTTCATTGATCTTGGCGGTGTTGACGGTCTTCTTCATATCACTGATATGGCGTGGAAGCGTATTAAGCACCCAAGTGAGATCTTAAATGTTGGCGATGAGATTGAAGTTAAAGTTCTTAAGTTCGATCGTGAGCGCAATCGTGTATCTCTTGGTCTTAAGCAGTTGGGTGAAGATCCTTGGTTTGATATTACTAAGCGTTACCCAGAAGGCGCCAAAGTGGTTGCTAAGATCACTAATCTTACGGATTATGGTTGCTTTGCTGAAATCGAAGAGGGTGTTGAAGGTCTGGTTCACGTTTCTGAAATGGATTGGACAAATAAGAACATCCACCCATCTAAGGTTGTTAACCTAGGTGACGAAGTAGAAGTGATGATCTTGGATATCGATGAAGAGCGTCGTCGTATTTCTCTTGGTATTAAGCAGTGTCAAGAAAACCCATGGGATGCTTTCTCTTCACAATACGAGAAGGGCAACAAGATCTCAGGAAAAATCAAGTCTATCACTGACTTCGGTATCTTCATCGGTCTGGACGGTGGTATCGACGGCCTTGTTCACTTGTCGGATATTTCTTGGAATGAACCTGGTGAAGAGGCTGTTCGCAAGTTCAAGAAGGGTGATGAGATCGAAACTGTTGTGCTGGCAATCGACCCAGAGCGTGAGCGTATTTCTCTAGGTGTTAAGCAGTTGGATGTCGATCCTTTCTCTGCTTACATTACTGAGAACGACAAGGGTAGTGTCATCAAAGGTGTGGTTAAGGCTGTAGATGCAAAAGAAGCCATTATTACACTTGCTGATGATGTTGAAGCAACTCTAAAAGCTTCTGAAATTAGTCGCGATAAAGTTGAAGACGCCCGTAATGCGCTTAAAGAAGGTGATGAGGTTGAAGCCAAGATCACTAATGTTGATCGTAAAAACCGCACAATACTTCTAAGCATTAAGTCGAAAGACATTGCCGATGAAAAAGAAGCTATCAAAGAGCATAGCCAGAAGCAAAGTGAAAGCGCAGCTCCTGCAACTATTGGTGACTTGATTAAGGCTCAAATCGAAAGCCAAGAAAACCAATAA
- the ihfB gene encoding integration host factor subunit beta has protein sequence MTKSELIERIAARQDQLSAKDIELAVKLVLEYMSQALATGERIEIRGFGSFSLHYRAPRIGRNPKTGESVELDGKYVPHFKPGKEMRDRVNESLLKEN, from the coding sequence ATGACAAAATCAGAACTCATAGAACGTATTGCTGCTCGGCAAGATCAACTTTCTGCTAAAGATATTGAGCTGGCAGTCAAACTGGTATTGGAGTATATGTCACAAGCACTGGCAACAGGTGAAAGAATAGAAATTCGTGGCTTTGGTAGTTTTTCTTTGCACTATCGAGCCCCTCGTATAGGTCGAAATCCAAAAACAGGAGAATCTGTTGAGTTGGATGGTAAATATGTGCCTCACTTTAAGCCAGGTAAAGAAATGCGAGATAGAGTGAACGAGAGCTTGTTAAAAGAGAATTAA
- a CDS encoding mannose-1-phosphate guanylyltransferase/mannose-6-phosphate isomerase, translated as MSQDVTSNVIPVILSGGSGSRLWPKSRKAFPKQLHKLYGNYTMLQHTYNRVDGLAAPIVVCNEAQRFMVADQLSEVCSKRPTILLEPVGRNTAPAIAIAAMQAKKQDENAVLVVLPADHQIKDTDIFKQALDIALTKASEGKLVAFGVVPSHPETGYGYINALSECDQGAEIKCFVEKPNKEIAEQYLASGEYFWNSGMFVFCAKTFLDELEKYEPEIIVSCRQALKSSAEDLDFVRLDKNAFSSSKDISIDYAVMEKTSKAWCVPLDCGWSDLGSWQALWESSEKDDNNNVSLGDVVTINCEGSLFHSEYRLVAGIGLKDIAVVDTDDALLVVNKAHTQDVKKVVDWLKSKDRSEFNLHREVHRPWGSYDSIDNGDRFQVKRIEVKPGASLSLQMHHHRAEHWIVVSGTALVQKGEEEVLLSENQSIYIPLGDKHRLTNPGKVPLQLIEVQSGSYLGEDDIVRFEDTFGRV; from the coding sequence ATGTCCCAAGACGTCACATCGAATGTCATACCAGTGATTCTTTCTGGTGGAAGTGGTTCTCGTCTCTGGCCAAAATCGCGCAAAGCTTTTCCTAAGCAACTCCATAAACTTTATGGTAACTACACCATGTTGCAACATACCTATAATCGTGTTGACGGACTAGCTGCTCCGATTGTTGTATGTAATGAAGCCCAGCGCTTTATGGTTGCCGACCAGCTTTCAGAGGTTTGTAGCAAACGACCCACTATACTTTTAGAGCCTGTAGGAAGAAATACAGCGCCCGCTATTGCGATCGCTGCGATGCAGGCAAAGAAACAGGATGAAAATGCCGTTTTGGTCGTGCTGCCTGCTGATCACCAAATTAAAGATACTGACATATTTAAGCAGGCGCTTGATATCGCGCTTACTAAAGCATCAGAAGGCAAGCTTGTGGCATTTGGGGTTGTGCCTTCTCATCCTGAAACAGGTTACGGTTATATTAACGCGTTATCTGAATGTGATCAGGGTGCAGAGATAAAATGTTTTGTAGAAAAACCTAACAAAGAAATTGCTGAACAGTATCTAGCTAGTGGGGAGTACTTTTGGAATAGCGGAATGTTTGTTTTTTGTGCAAAAACATTTCTGGATGAGTTAGAAAAGTATGAACCAGAGATTATTGTTTCTTGTCGCCAAGCTCTGAAAAGTTCTGCAGAGGATTTGGATTTTGTTCGTTTAGATAAAAATGCCTTTTCCAGTAGTAAAGATATTTCTATCGACTATGCTGTTATGGAAAAAACATCAAAAGCATGGTGTGTGCCTTTGGATTGTGGCTGGAGCGATCTTGGCAGCTGGCAGGCCCTTTGGGAGAGCTCTGAAAAAGATGACAACAATAATGTCTCCCTTGGTGATGTGGTAACCATTAACTGTGAAGGTTCTTTATTCCATAGTGAGTATCGTTTAGTCGCAGGTATTGGGTTAAAAGACATTGCTGTAGTAGACACAGATGATGCGCTTTTAGTGGTGAATAAAGCCCATACTCAAGATGTAAAAAAAGTCGTGGATTGGTTGAAGTCAAAAGATCGCAGTGAATTCAATTTACACCGTGAAGTTCACCGTCCGTGGGGAAGTTATGACTCGATAGATAATGGCGATCGTTTTCAAGTTAAGCGTATTGAAGTGAAGCCCGGTGCTAGCCTGTCTTTGCAAATGCATCATCATCGAGCTGAACATTGGATTGTTGTTTCTGGAACCGCCTTGGTTCAAAAAGGTGAAGAAGAAGTATTGTTAAGTGAAAATCAGTCGATTTACATTCCGCTTGGGGATAAGCACCGACTGACAAACCCTGGCAAAGTGCCTTTGCAGCTAATTGAGGTACAAAGCGGAAGTTATCTCGGTGAAGATGACATCGTGCGTTTTGAAGATACCTTCGGTCGGGTTTAA
- a CDS encoding undecaprenyl/decaprenyl-phosphate alpha-N-acetylglucosaminyl 1-phosphate transferase yields MEQGIVVLAFSFAMAFIIVKVLKPVAYWAELVDKPGGRKQHDGLIPLVGGIAIYISVFLTTLIFLEQPIFIRLFLLSGGLIVFMGMLDDRYDLSARSRLVGQLLICSIFVYGLEVRIDSFGNLLGLGELHLGIIGYPLTILSLMGAMNAFNFLDGMDGLVGSVAMVSFVGLVALFGNNGNLDFQMLCMSFVGATGAFLIFNIWGKPSRKNIKKVFMGDAGSMFLGLSLGVLLVQGSQGEGAAFSPTTSLWLVLLPITDMLTIMYRRIKRGKSPMTADRTHIHHMLLRAGFKKYQTLHIMVLMQLMFVTLGIFILEQGYSELASFTLIVAFVVLYQLAMKNSWRLIRWSRRRLV; encoded by the coding sequence ATGGAACAAGGGATAGTGGTATTGGCGTTCTCGTTCGCCATGGCATTTATTATTGTTAAAGTATTGAAACCGGTTGCCTACTGGGCGGAATTGGTGGATAAACCTGGAGGACGAAAGCAGCACGATGGCTTAATTCCTCTGGTTGGTGGAATTGCTATATATATTAGTGTTTTCTTAACTACTTTAATTTTTCTAGAACAGCCCATCTTCATCCGTTTATTTCTATTGTCCGGTGGATTAATCGTCTTTATGGGAATGTTGGACGATCGATATGATCTTAGTGCTCGTTCCCGCCTTGTGGGTCAGTTATTAATTTGCAGTATTTTTGTGTACGGCCTGGAAGTTCGCATTGATAGCTTTGGTAACTTGCTGGGTCTTGGTGAATTGCATCTAGGTATTATTGGTTATCCACTGACCATACTTTCTCTTATGGGGGCCATGAACGCTTTTAACTTCTTAGACGGGATGGATGGCCTTGTCGGTTCTGTGGCGATGGTATCCTTCGTCGGTTTAGTAGCGCTGTTCGGCAATAACGGCAACCTCGACTTTCAAATGCTATGCATGTCCTTCGTCGGCGCAACAGGTGCATTCTTAATTTTCAACATCTGGGGCAAGCCTTCTCGTAAGAATATCAAAAAAGTCTTTATGGGGGATGCTGGCAGCATGTTTTTAGGCCTGTCTCTAGGTGTTCTATTAGTGCAAGGATCACAAGGGGAGGGCGCCGCATTCAGCCCTACAACATCTCTTTGGTTAGTCCTGCTGCCAATCACTGACATGTTAACTATCATGTACAGACGAATAAAGCGGGGTAAATCACCCATGACGGCAGACAGAACCCACATCCATCACATGCTACTGCGCGCCGGTTTCAAAAAATATCAAACCCTCCACATCATGGTTCTCATGCAGTTGATGTTTGTCACACTGGGAATCTTCATCCTAGAGCAAGGTTACTCCGAGCTCGCCTCTTTCACGCTTATTGTCGCTTTTGTCGTGCTTTATCAATTGGCTATGAAGAATTCTTGGCGGTTGATTAGGTGGAGTCGGAGGCGGCTTGTTTGA
- a CDS encoding MarR family EPS-associated transcriptional regulator codes for MIDKQEDMHFRVLRLLQENPEMSQRQIAQELGVSLGSTNYCLRAIVEKGLVKVKNFRNSDNKKAYAYFLTPKGISEKTALTTRFLKRKIQEYELLKAEIESLKADLD; via the coding sequence TTGATTGACAAGCAAGAGGATATGCACTTTCGTGTGCTTCGATTACTTCAAGAAAATCCTGAGATGTCTCAGAGGCAAATAGCGCAAGAACTAGGTGTTAGTTTGGGTAGCACTAATTATTGTTTGAGAGCTATTGTTGAAAAAGGCTTAGTTAAAGTAAAAAATTTCAGAAATAGTGATAATAAAAAGGCTTACGCTTACTTTCTTACACCTAAAGGTATTTCAGAAAAAACTGCGCTAACTACTCGGTTTTTAAAGCGTAAAATACAAGAGTATGAGTTGCTCAAAGCAGAAATTGAATCGCTTAAAGCTGATCTTGATTAG
- a CDS encoding Wzz/FepE/Etk N-terminal domain-containing protein — protein MSNEQQIKQDIGARLDNVEYQLNEVISKGLATEFSDISYQYAHEKDEIDLRELWRIIWSGKWIIISVTLIFSVLSVLFALSLPNIYKSEALLAPVEDKSGGGLSGLAGQFGGLASLAGVNLGSGGNDKTALAIEVLKSRKFINKFIETREILIPLMSANGWDGKNLIIDSDIYDEANERWVRKATPPLKSKPSSQEAYKAFMEILSVTEDKTGSFVSIGVEFYSPELAKHWVDWLVKDINREIKAREVAEAKKSIRYLSGQIEKTPIADMQAIFYELIEEQSKTIMFAEVRDEYVFKTIDDAISPELKSKPKRALICILGLILGGMLGVLYVLVRHFLNSNEA, from the coding sequence ATGTCAAATGAACAACAAATTAAACAAGATATTGGTGCTCGTTTAGATAATGTTGAATACCAGCTAAATGAAGTAATATCTAAAGGCTTGGCAACTGAATTTTCTGATATTTCTTATCAATATGCTCATGAAAAGGATGAAATTGACTTGCGTGAATTATGGCGCATTATTTGGAGTGGTAAATGGATTATTATATCCGTAACACTGATCTTTTCGGTTCTTTCAGTACTATTCGCTCTGTCATTACCTAATATTTATAAGTCAGAGGCTTTATTAGCTCCTGTTGAAGATAAGTCTGGCGGCGGATTGTCTGGGCTCGCAGGTCAGTTTGGTGGGCTAGCTAGTTTGGCTGGTGTGAATCTTGGCAGCGGTGGAAATGATAAGACTGCTTTAGCAATTGAAGTATTAAAGTCTCGAAAGTTTATCAATAAGTTCATTGAAACTAGAGAAATACTTATACCACTCATGTCAGCCAATGGTTGGGATGGAAAAAATTTAATTATAGACTCAGATATTTATGATGAGGCTAATGAGAGGTGGGTAAGGAAGGCTACGCCGCCGCTAAAGTCTAAGCCAAGCTCTCAAGAGGCTTACAAAGCATTCATGGAAATCCTCAGTGTAACTGAAGATAAAACTGGGAGTTTTGTCTCTATTGGTGTCGAATTTTATTCACCAGAGCTTGCTAAGCATTGGGTAGACTGGTTGGTTAAAGATATTAATAGGGAAATCAAGGCAAGAGAAGTGGCTGAAGCAAAGAAGAGTATACGTTACTTAAGTGGCCAGATAGAGAAAACTCCTATTGCTGATATGCAAGCAATATTTTACGAGTTAATTGAAGAGCAGTCCAAAACAATTATGTTTGCTGAAGTCAGAGACGAATATGTTTTTAAGACTATTGACGATGCTATTTCTCCTGAGTTGAAATCGAAGCCGAAAAGGGCTCTCATATGTATATTGGGATTAATTTTAGGTGGAATGCTTGGTGTTCTTTATGTTCTTGTTCGTCATTTTCTCAATAGCAACGAAGCTTGA
- a CDS encoding FAD-binding oxidoreductase yields the protein MSYNITLKPTNVSFDADSNETVLDSALQNNIHLEHSCKNGDCGVCTATIVSGCVRIECGESRDSGEFLTCTSKPLDNLEIEVQYFPELSNIQKRNIPVKIDSCNLVANDVLKLLFRVPPNLKLNYLPGQYVDLSYKEVVRSYSIANAKLENGMIELHVRYVPNGKMSALLFNNLQKNTLMRLYGPHGTFFVRDDSAPIIFLAGGTGYAPIKAMVQGLLKENCQRDIYIYWGVASVDGLYCNAPEVWSNEHENIRYIPVVSGNTKTWKGRVGLVHKAVSSDFGDLSEFHVYACGSPVMIDAAKQSFLQKGLKKDRFYSDAFTAAKS from the coding sequence ATGTCGTATAATATTACTTTAAAACCGACTAACGTGTCATTTGATGCTGATTCTAATGAAACTGTCTTAGACTCAGCATTGCAAAATAATATTCATTTAGAGCATAGCTGTAAAAATGGAGATTGTGGTGTTTGTACAGCAACTATCGTTTCAGGATGTGTGCGAATAGAGTGCGGCGAAAGTAGAGATTCTGGTGAGTTTTTGACTTGTACTAGTAAGCCTCTGGATAACCTTGAAATTGAAGTGCAGTATTTTCCTGAGCTCTCCAATATCCAAAAGAGAAATATCCCAGTTAAAATCGATTCTTGTAACTTAGTGGCAAATGATGTGCTTAAGTTGCTTTTTCGAGTTCCGCCAAATTTAAAATTAAATTACCTCCCTGGTCAATATGTAGATCTCTCTTATAAAGAAGTAGTGCGTTCTTATTCTATTGCAAATGCAAAACTAGAAAACGGTATGATTGAATTACACGTGCGATATGTTCCTAATGGTAAAATGAGCGCTCTATTATTTAATAATCTTCAAAAAAACACGCTGATGAGGTTATATGGCCCTCATGGGACATTTTTTGTGCGTGATGATTCTGCGCCCATAATTTTTTTAGCGGGAGGGACTGGCTATGCTCCTATAAAAGCGATGGTGCAAGGGCTGCTTAAAGAAAACTGCCAGCGCGATATTTATATTTATTGGGGAGTAGCTTCTGTTGACGGTTTGTATTGTAATGCTCCTGAGGTTTGGTCAAACGAGCATGAAAATATCCGTTATATTCCCGTTGTTTCTGGCAATACTAAAACTTGGAAAGGTCGAGTCGGGCTTGTTCACAAAGCTGTTTCCAGTGATTTTGGTGATTTGTCTGAGTTCCATGTATATGCATGCGGTTCCCCAGTGATGATAGATGCTGCTAAGCAGTCTTTTTTGCAGAAAGGTCTGAAAAAAGATAGGTTTTATTCGGATGCTTTTACTGCAGCAAAGTCTTAA
- the rfbF gene encoding glucose-1-phosphate cytidylyltransferase, whose protein sequence is MKAVILAGGLGTRLSEETSLKPKPMVEIGGRPILWHIMKIYSAYGINDFIVCCGYKGYVIKEYFANYFLHMSDVTFCMNTNHMEVHQKRAEPWTITLIDTGDNSMTGGRLRRVREHLKDEEAFCFTYGDGVGDIDIAQSIQFHKAHGKLATLTATYPPGRFGALDVENGFVNSFKEKPKGDGAMINGGFFVLSPKVIDYIDGDDTVWEQAPLNRLADEAQLMSYEHHGFWQPMDTLRDKIYLQKLWDEGRAPWKTWGNITK, encoded by the coding sequence ATGAAAGCTGTGATACTTGCAGGTGGTCTTGGTACACGCCTTAGTGAAGAAACATCATTAAAACCTAAGCCTATGGTTGAAATTGGTGGTCGACCGATACTTTGGCACATTATGAAAATTTATTCTGCTTATGGAATAAATGATTTTATTGTTTGTTGTGGCTACAAGGGTTATGTCATTAAAGAGTACTTCGCAAATTATTTTTTGCACATGTCGGATGTGACGTTTTGTATGAACACCAACCATATGGAAGTTCATCAGAAGAGGGCAGAGCCTTGGACTATTACTTTAATAGATACTGGTGATAATTCCATGACAGGTGGGCGCTTACGGAGAGTCCGTGAACACCTTAAAGATGAAGAGGCTTTTTGTTTTACTTATGGTGATGGTGTTGGTGATATCGATATCGCTCAATCTATTCAATTTCATAAAGCTCATGGAAAGCTAGCAACTCTTACTGCAACCTATCCGCCAGGCCGATTTGGCGCGCTTGATGTAGAGAATGGTTTTGTTAATAGTTTTAAAGAAAAACCTAAAGGTGATGGAGCTATGATCAATGGGGGGTTTTTCGTTTTGTCACCTAAAGTGATCGACTATATAGATGGTGATGACACTGTATGGGAGCAAGCCCCCCTAAATAGACTTGCAGATGAAGCCCAGCTGATGTCATATGAACATCATGGTTTCTGGCAGCCAATGGACACGTTACGAGACAAAATCTATCTACAAAAGCTTTGGGATGAAGGGCGTGCACCTTGGAAAACTTGGGGAAACATAACAAAATGA
- the rfbG gene encoding CDP-glucose 4,6-dehydratase has product MINPLFWRGKRVFITGHTGFKGSWLSLWLQRMGADICGYSLVPPTQPNMFEAANIANGMRSTIGDIRDHKFLLKTMSDFRPEIVIHMAAQPLVRLSYDEPIDTYSTNVMGTVNVLDCVRKILGVRAVVNVTSDKCYDNKEWCWGYREDEPKGGYDPYSNSKGCAELVTDAFRNSYFNASKYEDHGCAVASARAGNVIGGGDWALDRLIPDMLSAFESEQSVEIRNPHAIRPWQHVLEPLSGYLMLAQHLYISGVEYSEGWNFGPNEQDAKSVEWIVHQLSSLWGEGAKWHLSNENHPHEASYLKLDCSKAKMRLNWYPRWRLKDTLKKIVDWHKVWLSDADMYEYSLSEIHQYVMTDSK; this is encoded by the coding sequence ATGATCAATCCTTTGTTCTGGAGAGGCAAAAGAGTATTTATTACTGGCCATACAGGTTTTAAAGGTAGTTGGCTGTCTCTTTGGTTACAGCGTATGGGGGCTGATATCTGTGGGTACTCTCTAGTACCTCCTACTCAGCCAAATATGTTTGAAGCGGCTAATATTGCAAATGGAATGCGCTCTACAATTGGCGATATTCGTGATCATAAATTCCTTCTGAAAACCATGTCTGATTTCAGGCCTGAAATTGTAATTCATATGGCAGCTCAGCCTCTTGTTCGTTTATCTTATGATGAACCTATTGATACCTACTCAACGAATGTAATGGGCACAGTTAACGTTCTCGACTGTGTAAGAAAAATTTTAGGTGTTAGAGCCGTCGTTAACGTCACGAGCGATAAGTGTTACGACAATAAAGAATGGTGTTGGGGCTATCGAGAGGATGAGCCCAAAGGGGGATACGACCCTTACAGCAATAGCAAAGGGTGCGCAGAGTTGGTTACAGATGCATTCAGGAATAGCTATTTTAATGCTTCTAAATATGAAGATCATGGATGTGCAGTTGCATCGGCAAGAGCTGGTAATGTAATTGGGGGAGGAGATTGGGCCTTAGATCGGCTTATTCCTGATATGTTGAGCGCTTTTGAGAGCGAACAAAGCGTGGAGATTCGAAACCCTCACGCTATTAGACCATGGCAGCATGTATTAGAGCCTCTATCTGGATATTTAATGTTGGCACAACACTTATATATAAGTGGAGTGGAGTACTCTGAAGGGTGGAATTTTGGCCCAAATGAGCAAGACGCTAAATCAGTCGAATGGATTGTTCACCAACTATCCAGTTTGTGGGGAGAAGGCGCTAAATGGCATCTAAGTAATGAAAATCATCCTCATGAGGCGAGCTATCTAAAACTTGATTGCTCAAAAGCTAAAATGCGTTTGAATTGGTATCCAAGGTGGAGGCTTAAAGATACGCTAAAAAAAATAGTGGATTGGCATAAAGTATGGCTGTCCGATGCGGAT